The genomic DNA CTAATGTTAACTTTTTCTCCCTCATGTTGCTGTTGACAAACAACTTTCCTGTTTTTTGCTAATCCAGCTATGTATTTTAGCTTTCTTGACTCTAATTGTTTCAAAAAAGTCCGATTATTTCCATATCCAGCATCTACTAATACGACTCCCGGTTTAGACCCTCGGCTTAGGCATTTGTCGATTAACTTCAATGCTAGGTCTGGCTTTTTAACGAAATCTGAATCTTGCTTTCCTCCTGGTAATGAACTCGCGTGTTGATACAATTCCACATCTAAAGGCAGACTTTTTACCCCATCATATAAGTGGGTCGTTACCAACACGATTCCATTATCGGTTTTGCCGATTTCTCCTATGTATTGTCTTCCAATCCCCGCCGTTTCCTTACCACTTTTTCGGTGTCCTGAATCATCAATTATTAAAGTAAATCCTTTCCTGACCTTTGTTTGACTGCATTGTTGCATGATTTGCAGTCG from Planktothrix serta PCC 8927 includes the following:
- a CDS encoding IS701 family transposase codes for the protein MKKTTPSAMPPCFEKWCARFDPVLSNPSQKRGFRHYLGGLLGESERKNLTQMSNNAVGVVYHQLHHFLTEATWDAEKVNERRLQIMQQCSQTKVRKGFTLIIDDSGHRKSGKETAGIGRQYIGEIGKTDNGIVLVTTHLYDGVKSLPLDVELYQHASSLPGGKQDSDFVKKPDLALKLIDKCLSRGSKPGVVLVDAGYGNNRTFLKQLESRKLKYIAGLAKNRKVVCQQQHEGEKVNI